Part of the Musa acuminata AAA Group cultivar baxijiao chromosome BXJ2-7, Cavendish_Baxijiao_AAA, whole genome shotgun sequence genome is shown below.
AGAGGAGAAAGCTACTACATACCTAAATAGATCTCCCCAAAGGACCCGCTCCCGATCTTGCGACCGAGGCGGAATTTGTTCCCAACGCGAGGTTCCATCCGACGACCACAGTCACAAGTAGGAGACTCACCCAAATCGAGCTGAGTTGTAACCCGAACAGCAAAACTCGTAACAGAATCCCCCCTCCGCCGCCGATGTCGCGAAGCAGCACTACCGGTTCACCCGAGGCCAGAAGAAAATCCCAATAAATCGACGACGCGGAGACAAGAAACGAGATCGTCACCCATCAATCGATGGCAGTATAGATGGAATCTGAGGTCGATCGGAGCCCTAGGGTCTCCAAATCAAACGAAATCGCTCCACTAATTAGGGTTTCAGCGGGATCGGGAAGCGGAAGGGAATCCCCAGTCGAGGACGCTTTGATCCAATATAGGCCGCGGTTTCGATAACCGACAGGACACTACACGAGTCCTGTCTCCGTCTCGTGAGGGTAGATAGATGTCCATTGATAGCCTGCGACGGGAGGATGGGGTTCGCCACCGTCGCGTGTTCTGCAGTATAATTATTTCTCAGAACTCGTTTCCGAGATTAATTTTGAAATATTTCTgagattatattatattatatgagtTGGCAATTAAATCATTCCACGAATttcgatttatattttttttaagaagaaattatGATCATATTTCTCATGTCTTGCTTTTGTGCTTTAGCATCGATAGCACGTTATACCGTTCCCATGGTATCCTAatcgggctaattatagattatttttttataattaattattcttaatattttaaattttatatcttaaaaatttatattgaattcATCATTTACATGATATTGAAGAAATTATTTGAAAAGTCACTTAATTCATGAAAATATGATATTGattcataatttaaataattttagaatttttaaatttgaattataataataaaaaagttgAATTCTGGTAGGATATCAAATGATCAATCTTATcgattttgtttattttttagttAACATTATCTCATTAAATTATgtgatataatatataatttctaTCTTAAACTTTAAATCTCAGTAATTGAAATCTAAAAATATATCCAGAAATACTATCATGTCTTTATTTtctcttttcatatctcataataTTAGAAACGAATGGTTTTAGAATTAAAGGAGGTGTTCTCCTTATATAACATTTAAAAAGAGATAACTTGAAATAATCCATCTTTAAGATTAAGAATCAATTTCCATTAGTCATTATCTTGAATGAGAATCTAATTAAGCCTAAAAAATATCTTAGGATGATTTATtggatcacataatctaatatttgGAGCTTTTTATGAGCACCAAGCTGGATGGAAGCAACTGGTTTGCTTCAAAAAGCAATTGGAGAATGTGATAGTTGCTTATGAGATCATGTTGTTGGAATTTCTTTTATAGATGTTGTGTATCGTAGCATCGTAGAACATCAGGATCAAAACAATTAACCTACAAAGGTGTCTTTACTGAGATAAATGTTTTTGATATTATAACATAAAGTTTCACAAATAAGAAAGATTCATTTTGTCTTGATTCTTATATTCATCCTTTACATGATGTTGAAGAAATTATTTGAAAACtcacttgatttataaaaaaatataatatatgatttataatttaagcaatttatttattttaaattcagATTATAAAAATAACAAGTCCATTTATTTTTATAGTGAACATTATCTCATTAAATTATGTGATATGCATGTAATTTCTGCTACAAACTTTAAATCTCAGTACTTCGACAGTAATATGAAGTAATTACATAAATCTAATTCTTCAACATGCTCTTTCGATATGGTTAGGTTTccattcataaatcatatcatggagagGGGAAATGAATGGGTGTATACATCAGAAAGCAAAGACCACTACCAAGTGTAACCATACACACAAAAAAGTCACCAATTTGTTGTCATAATGTGTGCGCATATGCATCGCAAATAAGATGGATAAAATCATGTTACCATACTACTTGACTGTTCTATTTAATACAAGGACGATCAACTCCTATTAAGATGTAATTTTGGAGGTCAAGGATGTGCCCTGCTGCTCAAAGATCAAGCTGAaacaatataattttaatattccaatCATTTTAAAGAAGGCAATGCAATCTGTAAAGGTCACTAGAATAACGGATGCTATTTGATTATTGCATTTCCACGGTCGGTCGGAGCTTTTTGATATGTTTAAATTGGTCAAAGTTGAGGAAATTACAAAACTTGGGATATTCTTTGACTAGTTGGGAACACGATACAACTTGCCGAAGACATGTAAGACAGCAACGATAGCAATAAACCCAATGCTCATGATGAGGACGGTGTTGGGTGACATTTTGCGACCGGCTGTCTCATCTGTGTAGAACTGGAGCATCGTATTGGCACCTGCAGCTGCACCAGCACCACCCGTCCTCCTCCTCCgtatgcttgcagctgctgccgcGCTGCCCCTAGCTGGTGCTTCGCCATTAGCCACCATCTTTACTCGGATATCTAGAAAACGGATAATAATGTAAGACCGAGAAAGAATATAAATCATTCTATTCAGGaaggatataatattttttatttttgttccgaTTGTGCAAATCGGTTTATTTGTGTTGTTGACATAGTGACTTGCACACTATTGCAGAAAAGGATATCCAGGTAGCCACATCTACACCAGTAATCACAAGTGAACTATCACCAAATCCAAGTTGGTTAGTTCCTTTGTGCAAGCTATGATTGTCAGTGTGCAAGCTTCACATTACTATACTTTATGTTCTGGTTCTGGTAACATCGTACACTAGACCAGTATATTGATGCTGGGCACTGTAACAAATTGTCTAACTCATAAAAAACTAAAGCTTTTGCTTACTAAGATATGGATAGCAGAAACAGTTACATTCCACCAACTAAAAGAATTGGAACTAACATAAGGTAACGATTCGATTGAATGGAATTACTACTGGGGATCTTAAGCAGGCATGATATAGTGTAATTACGTAAAATATAGAATCTCGTATCGAACTTACAACAGGTAAATTTATCAAGCACACCAAGATTCCTTTAATCGATAGTGTGGTTCCCTAGGGAGGAATATAAGATATATAAAATAGAAGTTTAAATGACAAACACAAAGAATTAAGTTATATAACTCAGACAGCCAGGATTTATATTAATTTGGATTTATACCCCCTAATATTGGCTAGACAGTAACACTGGCATTAGAAGCTGAGAAATTGAAAACTGCACACATAAAGATGGTAACTCACAGGAAATTGAGCAAATCAACTAAACAAATATCTAGTTCAACTTGTAAAGAAGTTCAATGTATTAGTACATTATCAGGCATATCACGTGTACCGAAACCTTAAAGAAGATGAGCAGTTTAACTAGAATTATGAAATACAAACTACAACGATAGAATTGTGTACAATGCCTAATCtgtaacatgcaaaaagatgatagaGAAACTGCATTGCACATAGACATTTAAGTAAAAGCAAACATTATTAGAAGATAGCTCGATCTGCTTCTCCCTCAgtcagacaattattataaataatcaaAGTTTTTGTCATAATTGTAACGTCCAATTGACGAGGAAGATAAATTATTAGAGTACTACTCTCTGTGAGCAAAGAGGCCAAACGAAACATACTGTTAAAGAAATTTGTGGGATGCATTAAAAGAAGGTCAATTCTCTGTTGACCCTCGGCACAAGGCCTTCGATTGCAATAACACAAGTGATAGATAGGCTATACTCAACTTGCCACTTCCTAATTGTGTGCGTATTACCAAAATTAATTACATATGCgagaaaaataatgaaaaaaaatcaaCTTGCAACTcttaaccaaaaaaaaaacttattataaTATTCTTGAAATTAACAATCCTTTCGATCTTAACATTcgaaattaacaaaaaaataattccTTCAATATTTTCTTAGTTTCTAACATGATTAATCTTAACTGGGCCACGAACGGATTCACGCCCATCTCCATCTGAAAGCAGAAATCAAAGAAACAAATTAGAGGACAAAATCCCACGAAACAGTATCAACGCCCACGAATCAGGAATCAGATCTGCTAATCAAATACCAAGAGTTTCAGATCTCTACGCCCCGTACCATGGAGTCGAAATTTGCCGTAAAtctaaagaagaaaaggaaaaccaAACAGATCTGGCGGTCAAACGAGAGAAGAAATAGATACGAGGCCAAAGAAGCACCTACGACAGGTTAAAGAGGACAAAGGGAGAGGGAATGAAGGGATAAAGAACGCAGCGATTAAGCGATGACGTGAACTTGATCTGCCCCTAGACGAAACCCAGTGCCACCGATCGGTTGATGAACGAAAACAAGATGGCGATTTGTCGGGAATGAGCAATCAATCGGTCGAAGATATCAGAAAAACGAGAGAGACGCACCTGAAGGAGAACTGCTCGGGGAGGCGCGACTCGATTCCTCTGCAGGATCCTCGAGACGGGAGGCGGCGCAACTCGGTTCCTACTCTGCTGGCTCTAAACAGGAGGACGTGCATCCCGTGAAGGCAAAGAATACGTAACACGTAACTgcccggcccggcccggcccgTTAAATAAGCCCGTGACACTAAAAactttctataataaaaaatatatattttaattattaatagtTGATGGATCTTTTGCATTGAAACAACTTAACTTATCGATATGATATATGCTGTCAGATAATAATTCAAAATTGTTTATAGAGACTTTATATGTCATAATAAGTCTCCTTCCTCTTTGATGAGTGAGTGTTTGTTGCAGCGTTTTGGTTGTTCTTTTCATGCATAGGGGACAGTATTACTCCATCCGAATTATATAGAACTCCGGTCCGATCATATCGGGCCGGTCTAATTTCAGTTCATCATGCTTTATTTCAATTACATTCCGTGGGCGTCTCACGTAAATGTTAACTAACCCGGCGGCCCATTCGCGCTCGCTTTGTTCGGTGGCTTGCATCTCACGCCCacggcttcctcttcctctcctctcgAATCCGGAAGGAAACCCTAAGTTCGCATTCTTCTGCACCTCCGCGACGATGGTGTTCTACATCCTCGACTACACTGCGGAGCTCGAGAACCTTACCAACCTCCAGCAGCGGGACGGCTGCAGCGATCCCAATTACACATATTACTTCAAGGTCTCCGCTACTCTCCTCCTTGGTTGACCCCTTGTAGTTCCGATCTCGCTGGTTTTGGATCGAATATAAGGGATTGCTTGCTATTATTGAGATCAGGTGAAGTGCGAGAACTGTGGGGAGATCAGCCAGAAGGAGACCTGCGTGGTGCTGTCTGAATCGGTCCCGCTCCCCAATGGAAGGGGTACTGCCAATCTCGTGCAGAAGGTACATCGTCTTCCTTTGATGCCTTCCATTTTCTTCTTTGATTGTGGAAATTGTGGATTTCCAAGTTAGCATGTACTGTAGTTGTGATGCATATGCAACTTGTATCTCCTTTCTTCCTCAACAGCTGTGTCGACGATACATGCTTCTGAATAAATCATCAGTCAAAGTTAAAGCAACATCATTGGGTTCGATGATCAACCAGAAAAATGCCCGGTAAAACTCAGGGCAGAGTTTCTTCTTGTACATCTTAGGGAGTCTAGGATTTATTTTCCGTTATGCATAGGCATCTATATTCGTTGGCTTTGAAGCACAATTATCGTATTCATTCGTCTCTCAATGTGATCATGCAAATTCCATGAAGCATTTTGTGACGTGTGGTCAGTGTGATAAATTGTCATGTTTCTATTAGGTTCGCCTATATTAATACTGCCCTATTCTAATTAATATATGTTAGATAATTTCAAAGCAGTAATTTTGGGTACGTTTTCTTGAATTCATGGGTCATATTTTGGCTTTATGATTTGATGTGGTTGAGAAGCCATATAATGAGCATGGTTCTGTTTATGACTAATCTCAAGTTATTACTTGGTTTTGTTTGTTTTAGCTCTGTCTTACCTGTTGGATTAGTTAAAATCTCCTCTTTTGGCAACTAGATAATGGCAGTAGATATGGTTCTAGGCTAAACATGCCTTCATGTTTATTCTAGTATTTATTTTCAGGGATGCTGCCTAGAATATTGCTTTGAAAATTAGTTTCTGAGCACCATCATGCTGGCTTGCTTTCTTATGCTTAGTGCTAAGCTCTTTGCTAGGTACTAGCTTTCTTTCCTGTGGAGAATACAACAGAGAGAACATCTATAAATTTGCCTTTTTGTTTCTCCCAGTGAAGCATGTAGTATATGGAGCGTGGTACTGTTTCTCTTGATGGAATTATGTTGCCAACTTACTCTAGGAGGGTAGGAAGTCATGGAACAGGCAAGGGATGAAGCAAAACCCTAGAAGACTTTTAATTTGATTATTTTACATAAGAAAAATACTAATCTTCATGCTGTGTTAGAAGACTACATAATGCGGTAAATCATTTTGACGATAGCTAAATTAtttagataaattaaaaattcatttttcttctttggtaTAGCTTTTCCAACTGaattaatattttctttgatATATGCAATAATTACTTGTAAAATTTGGCTTGCATGTTTTGATCGGGAGAGTTCATTTGGACTGAGAGTCACTTTTTTAACGAAAGGCACTCTAGCAAGTCCTTGAGGCATCTAGTAGCAGAAAAAAAATGTTTTACAATGTGAATAGGAAACATGACAAGAAAAAAAAGACTGCAAAGCTTTGAATGAAACCACTGAACTACTAAATGTGATGATTGAGAATAAGGCTTTGGTAAAGTTGACTGCAGAGTGCAGAGTTAAATGATAATTATTCAATTTTGCATGCagcttaataaaaaaaaaaggggtatcTTGCTGCTAAGAGATTCCTTTAAAGAAACTACTAGTGATGATTTTTCTGAACACAAAAGTGACACCTTCCACCACTGGAGTGAAAAAAAAGTTTTCAGCCAAAACACCATATAAGCTTCCCTTTCCATAGCCTTGTTTATCTCTCTAGATATATAAGCTCATTTCATATTAAGCTTGCAAGTATAACAGGTTCATAGCCTTGTCGACTTCTATTCTCATTTGTTTCAGGATGATAGTCCATAGAATAGATATGATGTGTTACTGTAATATGAAATGTTAACCCACAATAGTTCTCAGTCATCCTTGTTTTAGTTCATGGGCAAACTTTAGAAACTTTACTTTTCCTGTAAAATGAAATTTCCTTTGCAGGAAATCTTACTCTGAGCAGATTTTGATGTCCGTAAGAAGGCAACTTGTGGAGTTGTGTTCATGTTACATGTTCACTGGATATTTGTTGTGATGTAATAAGGGTCAcattttcctcttccgatgaATGAACTTTTTTCTAGATGCATTGACAAGCACACAACAAGTGAGCAATTGGCACATTGCATCAGCATTTTCTAGAATTTGGAGTGGTGCAACAAATGAAGATGAAACTAAGCAGTACCAAAAAATCATGCTAATGTGATTTGGTTATGTTATGGCTGCTCACTTGTTATTGATTGCTTTATTATTGAGCGCTAGTATGATGTATGGCCTATGATTAATATGTTGTTTCAGAGCAAAATTCTGGTATAACTCGTGTCTTaacttaatttgaaatattacacaTGCCTTTCATGCCTTAATAATTTCGATATGCAATTCCAGCTTACAGTAACCAATTTGATTGTCTTGCAGTGCAAGCTTTGTGGGAGAGACGGAACAATTCAGATGGTTCCTGGACATGGTGAACCATTGACAATTGAACGTAGCCAGGCTGGGATCAGGTCCAAATTGATGGTCTTTGACTGCAGGGGCTTTGAACCTGTTAACTTCTCTTTTGAAAATGGATGGAAAGCAGAATCTGTGAGTATCCCTGGTTTCTAATCTTTTGCAGAAATTGTTCTCGAGCCCTTGATTTTCTGGCTCCTTGTTTAATAGCTTTGGACTCTGCACCTTTGTGATCAATGCCTTGTTTAATTTTCTGGCTCTTTGTTTTGAAAATTCTAGTGGCCTCTTGCTAATGTTGGTGTATATACTGCCAACAAAAAGTTATGAGCTTCTTTTTGGATTCCTTCTTTAGAAGGAAAAATGTTAACAATTCTGTCTTGAATATGGTTCCTCACACAATAAATTGGTGACATGCTGTATCTAGTTTGTAAGCCCTGCTTAATGAGAATGCTGACCTAGTTTTTGGTTTGCTGCCCTATTTTGCCGTCAGAAAACAGTTATCATCTACCAAATCTGTAACCATGAAAATTGACACATGAAAGCTTCCTGCATCAACAtcagtgctttctttttctttgtttcatcaacttaaataaataatatgttcATTTGTATAAATTATCAATTTCACGTTATATACAGGAATTCAGGAATTCTAACATCATTAGATTTTGGGAATAATACATTTCTTCCCCCTTATAGcttatcaagttttttttttttttttttttgtaacttggaAGAAGTTTTCATTACATTAAACTGTGTACAAGATGCTTAAACATGGACTCGAACCTAAAACCCATTACTTATGCCAATAATACATTAACCACTGGAATATCTTAGCAAAGACTAATCTCAATAGAGATTATCAAGGTTCATCTAGATGATAGTTCATTTCATCGAGGTTCATCTGGATGATGGCGCTTTTCATCAAGGTTCATATGGATGACAGTGCTTTTCATCAAGGTTCATTTGGATGACGGTGCTTCTCATCAAGGTTCATCTAGATAATGGTTCTTTTCATCAAGGTTCATCTAGACGATGGTGCTTTTCAATTTTCaaagatataattatataaaaagtaatttgtatttttttaataagaaGAGAGAATTAATAAATTCTCAATAAAGGAAAACTCTTCTTATAATCAATAATCCATGAAGGTCTGGGTTATATGGTATTgcacctctccctctctctctctatatatacacacacacacacacacacacacacatatatatatatatatatatgtgtgtgtatatgtatgtatatgtatatgtatatatatgtatacgtatatatatgaatatgtatatgtatatatatgtatgtatatatatacatgtatatacatacatgtatatacacatatatatacatacatatacatacatatattcaaGATTGAGTAGTCTGAAATTGTGGAGCACATTCTTGAAGTCTTTTTTAAAAATTGTCTATTGCTCGAGTCCCTGTACATGATATGCAACGACATTGACATACTAGACATCCACTCCTACAATCTCCACCGTTTAATATTCTGGTCCGAAAAAATAGTCCATCTTCTAGGTATCAATGCACTTAATCTACGGACTCTTTGGGTCTATGTTAGTGAGTAGCTAAAAGGCTTACTCATTGAAGCACACAAGGTCCACCATCCAGGAGACCTATCTGGACTTGCTCTCTTCGCCTCCTCTTGGTCTTCAGAAATTTTAACTTGCCGTGAAGGGCATGTCTTGTCTTCAGAATTTTGAACTTGCCTTTCTTACTGTGGTCTAACTGAACTGTGGATTCTATCTTATGATACAAAATTCTGAGATACTTCAAGGTTGATTGCCAATTATTGTTTTGCTGTCAATTTCTCTTCTAAACCATTCTCGCACTACAAAATGGTCCTTCTAGAGATATTTTTGGAAACacatcctcttaaataattaaaacttTTGAGTAAATTTGCTATTGAAAAGCAGAGCACTCCTGTTTTGTAGAACACTTTTCTAGCTTAGCAGTTAGCCCATACCCTCTTTAAGTACTACACCACGTACATTGTCACAAGACTGATGTCT
Proteins encoded:
- the LOC103992709 gene encoding uncharacterized protein LOC103992709, with product MVFYILDYTAELENLTNLQQRDGCSDPNYTYYFKVKCENCGEISQKETCVVLSESVPLPNGRGTANLVQKCKLCGRDGTIQMVPGHGEPLTIERSQAGIRSKLMVFDCRGFEPVNFSFENGWKAESLSGTSFEVDLSEGEFADYDEKGECPVGITNLQASFRVAKKQERAGKTTFV
- the LOC135616248 gene encoding protein transport protein Sec61 subunit beta-like, giving the protein MVANGEAPARGSAAAAASIRRRRTGGAGAAAGANTMLQFYTDETAGRKMSPNTVLIMSIGFIAIVAVLHVFGKLYRVPN